Below is a genomic region from Brassica oleracea var. oleracea cultivar TO1000 chromosome C9, BOL, whole genome shotgun sequence.
NNNNNNNNNNNNNNNNNNNNNNNNNNNNNNNNNNNNNNNNNNNNNNNNNNNNNNNNNNNNNNNNNNNNNNNNNNNNNNNNNNNNNNNNNNNNNNNNNNNNNNNNNNNNNNNNNNNNNNNNNNNNNNNNNNNNNNNNNNNNNNNNNNNNNNNNNNNNNNNNNNNNNNNNNNNNNNNNNNNNNNNNNNNNNNNNNNNNNNNNNNNNNNNNNNNNNNNNNNNNNNNNNNNNNNNNNNNNNNNNNNNNNNNNNNNNNNNNNNNNNNNNNNNNNNNNNNNNNNNNNNNNNNNNNNNNNNNNNNNNNNNNNNNNNNNNNNNNNNNNNNNNNNNNNNNNNNNNNNNNNNNNNNNNNNNNNNNNNNNNNNNNNNNNNNNNNNNNNNNNNNNNNNNGGATAAAGACAAACCTTTTCTTGCACAGACTCTTTGCCGTGTGGTATATGATGTTGCTCTTTATGTGACTGAATCAAGGAACGACTAGGTTCAATTTCAGTCTCAAGTTGCTCGTTTGGAAACAACAAGCTATACTTAGATAAATCGTCATATTTAACTGGATTATCATTGGCATGCACGTCAAACTATAGGTACATTAATTTTCATAAAGTTGATGTGGAGAAGTTTTCTTCATCGTTTATTTTATGATGCTTAAACTTTAAATTCACACGTACATTTATTTATTGTCATTCTTGATTTCCCTCGAATGGTGGATCTTTCGTAGCTTGCTACGGATTTTCTTGTCTCTGACTAAACGTGGGTGTTATGAAAATAGTAAACCTATACTAAAATACGATAATAAATAAACATTAGACTTAATAATTAGAACAACAAATATATTTAATATACTACCACAACAAAATATATAGTCTAGTCAACCTTTTTATTCCTAGACTACTAATTTGAGATATATTCAAAATTAATTGTAATTGAACAATTACCAAAATATTACAGTCAAATTATTATTTACCATACTACAATATGAAATATGTTGAAAATTAATGGTAATTGAATACATTCCTAATGTTGTCCATTTTGTGTTCTTGACTCTTCCTCTCAAATATCTGTATATATAAGATTACAAGTGCATGACTATATTTCAACATCACAAATAAAAGATAGAACTAAAAGCGACAGCCATGGAAACACCAAAACTGAAGTTGGCTGTCGAGGAGTTGGAGATGGATCATCTCATGCTCCAGATCCAAAATGGTAGAATGCTTGATGACCTTTCTCAAACCGAGACTGAGAAGTTAAAGTCATATGCAATTAAGAAGTTCCGAACTCTTTGTGGTGAGATCCCAATGGCACCTGGATTCCCAATGATACAGGGGGGAAGTGTCTATTTGATGGATAAGTGGATCAAGGATCCATCTGATAAAGAGGATGAGATGAAGACCTGTGAAGGAGAGAACAGCAAGTCTGGTGGTGCGGACGATGCCTAATGAAGCAGCTAGCCGTCGAATAATAAAATTAATGTGTCTTGGAATAAAGTTGTTGTTGTTGTGTCTTTGCGTTCTCGTTTCATTTTTCTAGTTTTTGTTGTTTTGGTCATGTTTCTTGTTTTTTCTTTTTTTTTTCTTGTTGTGTCTTAAACTTGTGTCTTTGTTTGCATATGTTAACCTAAATTAATGCAATGTTTTCCCTTTGCAATCATTGAAGAGCTCATCCCGTATTTAACACTATGTTTTTCTAGGGTTCAACATAAAGCAAATTGTTTGAGAACAATAAGCTATATATAAGTACATTAATTTTCATGAATAGTTTGATATGGAAAAGTTTTTATCATCGTTTATGTTTAAACCTTAAATTCACACGTAAGATTTATTATTGTCTTTCTTGATTTTCCCTCAAACGCTGGATCTTTCGCTGCTTGCTACGTAGCAATTTTTTTTCTTTTTAGCATTTAAATTAAGACTACAAATTACTCAGTATCTACAATTTCAGGATATTTGTTTTAGAGTGTGTGTGTGTGTGTCCTATTTTTTGCAGACTCTGGTCTTCCCAAAAATGTCCAAATTACCCATTAGTCCAACGCTTTCAGTGTAATGATAAAAGAAAGCCAAAGAGGAGAGGGATAGAGAGACTAGAATTACACCCCAAAGATTCCAATAGCATTCTTAGCTATACATAGTTGATGTAGAGTACTACTATAAGGACCACTCTTCTGTGATTTCTCCTTCAAAATACACAGAACTTTCAAGTGCAGTGTTTATAGACAAGGCTTTTGGGGTAT
It encodes:
- the LOC106315327 gene encoding uncharacterized protein LOC106315327, translated to METPKLKLAVEELEMDHLMLQIQNGRMLDDLSQTETEKLKSYAIKKFRTLCGEIPMAPGFPMIQGGSVYLMDKWIKDPSDKEDEMKTCEGENSKSGGADDA